From the Gasterosteus aculeatus chromosome 13, fGasAcu3.hap1.1, whole genome shotgun sequence genome, one window contains:
- the mvb12bb gene encoding multivesicular body subunit 12Bb isoform X1 — MEEASSQLPADPISAVGVIASLNKAPDGYYAVAQTTDGFDADLWKDGLFKSKVKRYLCFARKTGADAVVVDLKLLDTKDALPEGFTPVEETLDTKETATRKRRLCMKISPCAAAVTAVYDIQIVAKSKYNLVNYTCIGEMNSMGIWCRMGDVPQHRASQETSSEAKRDAPDNTASWRSTTRPDHEPPSGGHYTMTALDDVPFAIAEKFHENPKEMQRVNLMGITIKSLAEIEEEVSRGCNARLPLTPLAQNAKQTVLGL, encoded by the exons ATGGAGGAAGCGAGCAGCCAGCTGCCAGCAGACCCGATCTCCGCAGTTGGAGTCATCGCTTCACTCAACAAGGCCCCCGATGGCTACTATGCT GTTGCACAAACAACAGATGGCTTCGACGCCGACCTGTGGAAGGACGGCTTATTCAAATCCAAGGTCAAACGCTACCTCTGTTTCGCCAGAAAAACT GGGGCTGACGCTGTAGTTGTGGACTTGAAGCTGCTCGACACTAAGGACGCACTGCCAGAGGGCTTcacacctgtggaggaaacactGGACACAA AGGAAACTgccacgaggaagaggaggctgtgCATGAAAATCAGCccttgtgctgctgctgtgacggCCGTGTATGACATCCAGATTGTTGCCAAGTCCAAATACAATCTGGTCAACTACACCTGTATAGG TGAGATGAACAGCATGGGGATTTGGTGCCGGATGGGAGACGTTCCTCAGCATCGGGCCTCTCAGGAAACGTCCAGTGAGGCTAAGCGGGACGCTCCAGACAACACCGCCAG CTGGAGGAGCACGACGAGGCCGGACCACGAGCCCCCGAGCGGGGGCCACTACACTATGACAg CGCTGGACGATGTGCCCTTTGCGATCGCCGAGAAGTTTCATGAAAACCCCAAAGAG ATGCAGCGAGTCAATTTAATGGGCATTACGATCAAATCCCTGGCAGAGATCGAGGAGGAAGTGAGTAGAGGCTGCAACGCTCGGCTGCCGCTGACGCCGCTGGCCCAGAATGCAAAGCAAACGGTCTTGGGGTTGTAA
- the mvb12bb gene encoding multivesicular body subunit 12Bb isoform X2: MEEASSQLPADPISAVGVIASLNKAPDGYYAVAQTTDGFDADLWKDGLFKSKVKRYLCFARKTGADAVVVDLKLLDTKDALPEGFTPVEETLDTKETATRKRRLCMKISPCAAAVTAVYDIQIVAKSKYNLVNYTCIGEMNSMGIWCRMGDVPQHRASQETSSEAKRDAPDNTASWRSTTRPDHEPPSGGHYTMTALDDVPFAIAEKFHENPKEMQRVNLMGITIKSLAEIEEEFHYNFTTERSVAV, encoded by the exons ATGGAGGAAGCGAGCAGCCAGCTGCCAGCAGACCCGATCTCCGCAGTTGGAGTCATCGCTTCACTCAACAAGGCCCCCGATGGCTACTATGCT GTTGCACAAACAACAGATGGCTTCGACGCCGACCTGTGGAAGGACGGCTTATTCAAATCCAAGGTCAAACGCTACCTCTGTTTCGCCAGAAAAACT GGGGCTGACGCTGTAGTTGTGGACTTGAAGCTGCTCGACACTAAGGACGCACTGCCAGAGGGCTTcacacctgtggaggaaacactGGACACAA AGGAAACTgccacgaggaagaggaggctgtgCATGAAAATCAGCccttgtgctgctgctgtgacggCCGTGTATGACATCCAGATTGTTGCCAAGTCCAAATACAATCTGGTCAACTACACCTGTATAGG TGAGATGAACAGCATGGGGATTTGGTGCCGGATGGGAGACGTTCCTCAGCATCGGGCCTCTCAGGAAACGTCCAGTGAGGCTAAGCGGGACGCTCCAGACAACACCGCCAG CTGGAGGAGCACGACGAGGCCGGACCACGAGCCCCCGAGCGGGGGCCACTACACTATGACAg CGCTGGACGATGTGCCCTTTGCGATCGCCGAGAAGTTTCATGAAAACCCCAAAGAG ATGCAGCGAGTCAATTTAATGGGCATTACGATCAAATCCCTGGCAGAGATCGAGGAGGAA TTTCACTACAACTTCACCACGGAGCGGAGCGTTGCTGTGTGA